ATCAGGCGGTGGTCTTCCTCGGCAGGGTGTACTGGTTCTTGAGTTTCATTTCGGCGGGGCTGCGGCCTTCGGTGAATACGTTACGCCAGTCTCCGCCGGTGACGTGGAGTTCGTCCGTGCCGCGGACGCGGACGACGGTGAGGCCCTTTTTGTGGGCGCGGTGGGCTTTGTACCAGAGGTTGGCGAATGCCTGGGAGCGGATGATGTGCATCCACTCGGGTCGGCGGATTTCGAGGTTGGCGTTGGATTCGCCGAGGGTGGAGGTGAATTTGGAGTACATGGCTTTGATGTATTCGACGGCCACGGTTCCGTCGGCGTATCCGGCGGCTTCGCGTTCCAGGGAGGTGTGGCGGGCTTCGGTGAGGACGCGGCGGAATTTCTCCAGCAGGCCTTCGCTGGCGCCGCTGGTCCAGCTCTCGGCGATCACCGGCTGGTCGCACAGGTCGTAGCGGGCGCAGCGGATGAGGAGGCGGATGGTGGCGTCGGTGAGGACGACGGGGCCCATCTCGCGGCGGTTGCCGATGGGGTCGGGGAGGTGGGGGTGGTGCCAGGTGGGGCGCTGGGTGAGGAGGTGGACGCCGGAGAGTTTGGGGTCGAAGCCGCCGTGGGGGTTGTGCCTGAGGGCGCCGATGGGCAGGTGGGTCTTGAAGGCGGCCATGAAGGAGGCGTTGGTGTCGAGGGCGTCGACGGTGACGGGGTCTAGGGCGCCGGTGTTGAGTTGGTCGGTGAGGTGGGTGTTGGTCCAGTTGTGGCGTCCTTCCCAGATTTCGTCTGAGCCGTCCTTGGTCTTTTTGCGGAGGATTTCGAGGAGTTCTGGATAGACGGTGTGGTCGTAATTCGAGCCGACGCGGGTTTCTTTGAATAGGGCCATGGCGTCGGGCACGGCCTTTTTCACCAGGGCGGCGGTGGCGGCTTCGACGTCGCCGCCGTGCTCTTGGAGGGCCTGGTCGACCGCGCGGGTGATCTGGCCGGTGTAGTGGGAGTAGTCGCGGCCGGCGTAGGTGCCGCTGCTGGCGGTGGTGCGCGGCGGCTGGGTGTGGTGCGTCGCGGGGTCGCTGGTGGTGGTCGCGGGGGCTGGAGTGGGCTGTGGTGCGGGTGTGTGCGGAGTGCTGGTCGGCTCGCTGGTTGCGAGGGGTGTGGAGCGGCCGGGGACGGCTACGGGCGGCCAGGCGGAGGCTCCGGGCGCGGCGGGGGCCTGGGGGGTGGGGTCGGTGGCGGTGTGCTCGGGTGGTTCGGGGTCGTGGGCGTAGGGGTCGAAGTCGGTGGGGTCGGTGAGGCGGGCGTGGGCGCGGTCGGCGTAGAGGGTGAGGGTGGTCTGGAGGCCGAGGTCGCGTTCGGTGATGGCGAGTTGGACGCGGTGGTGGGGGTGGTCGGGGTCGGGGGTGAGGTGCAGGACGGTGTCGAGGCCGAGGGTGTTGATCAGGTCGGGGTGGTCGGTGTCGAGGGCGGCGAGGACCGGGAGGTGGTGGGTGCGGGCGAGGTGGGCGAGGGTCTGGGCGGCGTCGCGGAGGCGGGGGCCGGACAGGGGCAGGTGGGGGTCGTCGGCGGCCTGGAGGCGGTCGACGACGAGGAGGGCGGTGCCGGTGAGGTCGGTGAGGGTCTCGGCGATGGCGGCGGGGGTGAGGTCGGTGCCGTCGTCGATGTAGAGGGGGGCGGCTGCCAGGTCGTGGTGGAGGGCGGCGACGTCGGCCTGTTCGGTGTCGGTGAGCTGGCCGGCGCGCAGGCGGCGGTAGTCGACGGGGAGGTGGGCGGCGACGATGCGGGCGGCGATGTCGGCGCGGGTGAGGCCGGAGGCGGCGTAGAGGACGGGCTGGTGGTGGTCGAGGGCGGTGGTGCGGGCTGCGGTGGTGGTGAGGAGGCTGCCGCCGGTGCCGGGGGTGGCGGCGACGAGGTAGAAGCGGCCGGGCTGGAGGCCGCCGAGGGCGTGGTCGAGGCTGGGGATGCCGGTGGGCAGGCCGCGCGGGGATGGGACGGTGTCGGTGGGGTCGGTGTCTGGGGTGGTGGGGGCCAGGACGGTGTCGAAGGCCTCGCCGAGGGGGGCGAGGCGGCGTGAGGGGCGTGGTGCGGCCGGGACGTCGGTGTGGGCGGGGGCGGTGTCGGTGGGGGGTACGTGGTGCAGGGCGGCGGCCGCGGGGGTGTCATCGGTGGTGTCGGGCGCGGTCTTCGGGTCGGCGGCCGGGGTGACGGGGGCCGGGTGGGGGCGCTGTTCGGCCGGGGTCGGGTCGTTCGGTGCGGCCGACGCCGGGGCGGTGTCGGCCGCGGTCGTACGGGTGGGCTGGGGCGACGGTGCTGGTTCGGCGCCGGTCGGGGCGGGACCGGCGGGCTCCGCGAGGGGGGTGGGCCCGGTGGGTGGGACGGCAGCGGTGGCCGGGGGCGCCGCGTTGGCGGGGGTGGGGGTGGTCGGCGGGTGGGGGGTGCCGGTGGGGGTGGCCGGGAGCAGCACGGCGACGGGGGTGGTGTGGCGGCGCAGGACCTGGGGGTGGCCCTGGGCGGCTTCGTGGATGAGGTCGCCGAGTTTCTTGCGGGCGTCGGCGATCCCGTGGGCGGGAGCGTGCTCGAGGTCCCAGCCCAGGGTGGTGGCGGCGTGGGGGGTGGTCAGAAGGGCGTGGTCGGTGTCCTCGCGGGTGAGGGGGGTGGGGGTGCCGTCGGCGGCGGCGCGGATCAGGTCGGGCAGCGCGGCGCGGGCCTGGTGGAGCGTGGCGGGGGTCTTGCCCGGGACTGCCTTGGTCTTGCCGGGCGGCGGGGCCGGTTGGGATGTGGTGGTTGCAGGCTGGTCGGAGTCGGCGGCGGGCGCCGGCGCGGCGGGCGCCGTCGGCTTCGCGGCGCCGGGGGTGGGCGGTCCGGCGGCCTGGCCCGGGGCGGAGAGTGTGGTCGGGGCGGGGCGCGCGGTGGCAGGTTCCGGGTTGGCGTCGGGGCCGGCTGCGGACGGTGAGGCAGTCGCCCCGGGGTCGGGAGCGAGCGGCGCCGGGGCGGGGGCGTTCGGGCCGTCAGCCGGGGTGGAGGTGGGGGTGGGGGTGGGGGTGGGGGTGGGGGTGGGGGTGGGGGTGGGGGTGGGGGTTTCTTCGCCGGCCGGGTCCAGGTGGTGGTGCAGGAGCACGCACGAGCTCAGGCTCGCCAGGGCGGGACGTTGAAGGACGTCGTCGAGGCGGTCGTCGCCGCCCAGGACCAGCGGGAAGTTGTCGGCCGACCACAGGTCGTACAGCATGCGCAGGGCGGCGGTGGGCAGTTCGTGGGCCTTTGGCACGATGACCAGCCGGGAGGCGCGGCGCAGTTCGGCGGCGATCAGGTCCTCGGTGGCCCGCAGCGTGCCGGGCTGTGGCATGCGCTGGTCCAGATCGAGCTGTACGAACAGGTCGCGGACCAGTGAGGAACGGTCCTTGCCGCCCGTGTGCACGGCTGGAAGGTTCGGGGGGCTGGGAGTGCGGGTGAGGGCGGTGTGCACGGTGGTGGCGTCGGGGCCGGTGACGGTCAGGATGGCGCGGGCCTGGGCGATCTCCCGTACGTGATCGGCCAGTTCTTCGCCGTGGGCGGTGCCGGCAGGGTCCAGGGTGGTCCGCGGGTCGTCGGCGGCCGCGGGGTCGGCGGGTGCCGGGCCGGCGGGCGGGGAGGTGTCGGCCGGTGCCGGGGTGGTGGCGGGCTCGGCGGGTGCCGGCTGTGACGGTGAGGGGAGGGGGTCCTGCTGCTCGGCCGGAGTTGTACCGCTCGGCGCGGGGGTGCCCGGGGAAGTCGGCGCTACGTGGTGCCGGAGGGTCACGCGGGAGTTCAGGCTCGCCATGTCCGAACGCGACAGGAGAGTGGCGAGGTTGGTGTCGCCGATCAGGACCAGCGCGAAGTTCTCGCGCGCCCACAGGCTGTAGAGCAGTTGGAGGGCGGAGGAGCGCAGGCCGGGGGCGGCGGTGGCGATGATGAGGCGGGGGGCTCGCTTGAGTTCGGCGACGATCAGGTCCTCGGCGTCTTTCAGGGCGTGGGGCCGTCGCTGTCGGCGGCCGAGGCCCAGCTGCGTGTAGAGGGCGCGGGCCAGGGAGGCGCGGTCTGCGCCGGCCACGGACACAGCCGGCTGGCCTGCGGGCAGGTGCTGGGCGAGGGCGGTGTGGGCGGTGTCCGGGTGGGGGGTGGTGAGGACCAGGACGGTGCGGTGTTCGGTGATCTCGTGCAGGGCGCCGGCCAGTTCGTCGGCGGCCAGTTCGTCGGCGGCCGGAAGGGGTGGGGTGCCTCCTCGACGGCGCCGCCCTCGGGCCCGGCGGCCGAGACCGTGTCGGGAGCGGCAGCGGGATCGGGAAGGAAGCCGTCGGCGGACTCCGGCGCGGCGGTGGGCTCGGCCGGGACGGCTGCGGGAGCAGCCGGGGTGGAGGCGGGGGCCGGGGCTGTGGGGGGCTGCTCGGCCGGGGCCTTCCCGCTCGCTCCGGCCCGCGCGGCCAGGGCGGGGCGCAGGTAGTCGACGACGACCTGCTGCAGCAGCGCGTAGGCCCGCCCGGCGCGGTCGCTGGTGGGACCGCCGAACGCGGCACGGGGGGCAATGAGCAGCACGTGCCAGTGAGCGCCGGTCGTACGCATCTTCGCGGCGGCACTCAGCGCCAGGCGCAGCGGGCGGCCGGACTTCTCCGCCAGCCCCCCGCGCGCCGGGTTCACCAGACCATGAGCGGGCACGGACAGGTTCTGACGCAGCGCGAGCGGCACACTCCCCCACACCGGGTCGTCGGCGGGCGGCAGCAGCAGGCCCGTAGCTGCCCCGGTCTTGGCGGCGGAGACGGAACGCGAGGAGGACACGGGCAACTCCAGCAGAAGCAGAACGGGGGCGGAGCGGGCCGCCGCGTCGCGGGCGGGCGGGCGGGCGGCCAGGGCCGGCGGAGGACAGGCGCGCAGCGGTCGGCCACACGCCGCACAGGGGTGTAACGCCTTGAGGGTGAGTCTAGCGCTCCGGTACATAACCGGGGACGGTTTGTGTAACGCGTGGGGGTGGGTGAGGTGGGCGGTGTGGTGACGCGACCGCGGTAGGCCGACGGCCGGACGCAGGGCGGGGGGTGAGGCGGAGGGGAAGCCGTGGCTCGTGCCGGGGGCCGGGCGGGCCGGGGCCGTGGACGCCGCCCGCGCACGGATCCTGGCCGGACCCCAGCCCCCGCCCCGGGCGGGATACCCGTGCAGATCGCCGAACGGGCCGAGACCCGGCGCACGCAGGACACGGACGTGCGCCACTGGATCAAGGACGAGGACGATCTCGACTGGTACCAGCGGCATCAACGCGACGAGGAAGAGCCCGAGGAGCGGCGGACAGCCGTCTGGGTCGACGACTCATCGACGACGAGCACGAGGAATCGCACCAGGTGCGACCCCCGTCCGGGACGGGGCGGGACCTGCGCGCCGAACTCGCCGTGATCGCCGCGCGGGCCGGCCCGGCAGGCGAGAGCGGAACACGGCGCTGACGAGTTCGCCGGGCTGTCTCCCGGCGGGGCATCGACGCGGGGTGGAGCAGCTCGCTGGGCTCGTAACCCAGAGGGGTTCCGGAGCCCGCACCGCTGTCGCCGCGACATGCCGTGATCACGCGCGAGCCGGAACTCGTTCGACAGCGGCCCCGGCGCCGCGCAGGGAGTTCACCAACGGACCAGCAGGTCAGGCGCCAGGCTCCCCCTGGTCCTCGTCAAGGACGAGTACCGCGTGTTCCTGATGGAGGTAGCCGCGCGGATCGGCGTCCCATCGCCCATCGGCGGCCGCAACGGGGCCGCGGCCGGTGCCGTGCCCGCGGTCCCACTCCAGCAGGCCGAGGGCGGCCAGATCGGCGTCGACCTCCCCGGCCGCGGCGAAACCGGTCTCCCGCTGGAGGGGATCGGCCCGGTCGGCGAGAGCGGCGCGGCGCAGCAGATAGCGGCGCTGCGACGGCCCGTCGACCGCACCGTCGCGTAGCGCCTGCCTGGTCAGGTCGTTGCCCAGCTGTTCGACGGCGTAGGTCTCGTGCAGCAGGGCACGCCACGCGTCACTGTCGGCCTGACGGGTCATCGGATCCTTCCAACACGAGGGCAGGGCGAAGCCGGTACCCATGATGGCGACTGCATCCGCGGGGCGGGTACGGGTTCTGTTTGTCGCCGTCCCTCCGCCTGCTGTGCCACGCGCCAGCGCGCGGCACCAGGTGTTCAGCGTTTTCCTCGTCCAGCGCCCGGGCGAGGGCGGGAACGGACGACACGCGGCACGGCAGAGGGCCAGTGACCTCGGTACCGACCGCAGGGCGCAGCCACGGCACCGACCGGGACGGCCGGCGGGGAGCCGCACGGCGACGGGCGAGAACCCGACGGGCTGAGAACTCGACGGACCCGGCGGGGCCGGACAACGGACCGGCGGACAGCGGACGGCGCGGCGCGCCGGACGGCGGCCGGGGCGGCGGCGGACGGGCGGGGACGGCCGTGGGCCGCAGGCGGCGGGAAACGGGAGGCTTCCGCGGATACCGCGGCGGGCGGGAGCCGGACCGCGGCGGGCGGGAGCCCGGCTGCACAGAGACCCGGGGGCGCGGGCGACGCGGGCCCGGCAGGGACGGGAACGGCAGGCGGCGACGCCACGAGGACGGCCGGGACGGGCACTGTTCGGCGTTGTTCACTGAACAACGCCGAACAGTGCCGAACAACCCACCCCCCGGCAGCGGGCGCACGCGACCGGCGGGCGCAGGGCCGGGACAACGGGGTCGCGGCGGACGCGCACGCGGCGCGGGACGGCGGGCGGGAGCCCGGCGACACGGCCGGGAGCGAGGAACGGGCAACGCGCGCGGGACGGCGGGCGGCACGGCACGGGACGCCCGACACAACCGCGGCCGGACACGGCCGGGGACGGGCGGCGCGGGCCAGCCGTGCGGCGCGGGGCGTACAGCAGCGCTGCCCTGACACGGCGCCACGGGACCATGGCGGGCCGGATACCCGGCGACGCGTCCCCACCGGCGCAGCGACCGCGGCAGCATGGGGACAACGCCCGGGACGGGCCGCGGCGCAGGGCGCGGGGACAGGCGGGCCGGGGACCGGGGACGGGCAGCCGACAGCGCAGCCCGGCCGGGGGGCACGGGTGCGCGGCGCGGGCTGACACAGCGGCGGCCGAGGCGCGGCGCGGGCTGACCGCAACGGGCCGCTGGTACGCGCTGACGCCCCACAGGCGGCTGGTCCGTGGGGCGTCCAGATGTGGTGGCGGTCAGCCCTGCAGCATGGCCTTGAGGTCGCCCAGGCTCAGCTCGTTCGTGCCGCGGTCGGCCGCGCTGCTCTGCGTCCAGTTGAGGATCGCGGGATGGGCATCCTCGCGCGAGTACGAAGTGCCGACGGCCGTGTTCTGGCCGTCGGTGTCGGCGAGCTGGGTGAGGTAGGCGGCCAGGGCGTGCGGTCCGCCGCCGCCGTAGCCGACGCCGTACCCGTGGCCCTCACGCTGCGGAAGGATGGACAGGTCCCCCTTCTCCGTCCGCGCCCAGAACAGGCTGCGGCCGGTGTGGAAGCGGCTGAAGGTGTCGCCGGGGCGCAGGGCGAGCGGAGCGAACGTCTTGTAGCTCCACTGGTCCGTGCCGCCCTCGCCTCGGTGCTTGAAGTGCTTGCCGACGACGGGCAGCCCGAACTCGGGGTCGTAGAAGGTCCGGCGGCACACGCAGCCCGATCCGGAGACCGCCGACGGGCTGCTGGCGTCCTCCGTGACGCACGGGTCGAACAGGGTCGGGATCTTCGTCGGCTCCACCAGCAGGCAGTGCATCGCGTTCGGCTCGCACCGCACCAGCCTGCTCAGCCATTCCTGGAAGTGCGGTGTCACGGTCTGCTGCGCCTCGATGTCCACCTCGGCGTTCAGCGACGACGAAGCGACACCGAGACGTGCCTCGGTGTAGAGGACGAAGTGCATGAAGCCGTTCGTCGGGTCGGTCAGGTTCAGGTCGACGGGCTCGTAGGTCACGTGGCACTCCAATGCAGGCTGCTCGGGCGGCGGGTCAGAAGACGCGGTGTTCGGGGCGCAGGGTCAGGCCGCCGTACAAGAACTGCTCGGCATCGTCCGGTCCGAGGCCAAGGGCGCGGCAGACGGCAAGCCCTTCGGCGTCGCGGACGAAGGCGAGCAGGATCTTGCGGCTGGCGGGGTCGGCCACGGTCCGGCGGGCGGCTTCGATGGTGTGGGCGACGCAGCCGGTGGTGCCGTCTTCCACAATGTCCCGGCGGGTGTGCTCGTCCCAGACGTTGAGCTGGAGGTTGGCACCCTCCGTGGAGCAGTCCTCCTTGGAGTCAGCCCCCAGGACGCAGCGCCCGAGCAGCGCGGCGTGGGCGTGCCTCTGAAGGTAGACGACCTTCTCCAAGACCTCTGCGACGGACTTCTCCAGATTCCTCTGGATCATTTCCCGGGGCATGATCTGGACTTCCGAGCCCGAGGACCTTGCCCTGATGAGAAGCGCCGACACGTTCTTGGCGAGGTCGTCGGCCATGCTGAGCAGGCCCGCCACGTTCACGTCGCCGTGCTGGCGGGGCGGGGGCAATTCGTTGGGGTAGCTGTCGAGCGGATCCAGCGGTTCGTGCAGGTCGGTCAAGGTTCCTCCCGTGCCAAGTGCCAACGCCTTGATTCTCGGGCCGGGTTGTCCGTGCTCGCGGATGAAGTCGCAGATCGGCCACGTCTGGCCGGTTGGCGCCCCTTGGCAATCGTGCCCCTCCACTTCAAGGACGTCGGCTTCCTTGAGGCGCCGCTGCGGTGCGGCACCATGTGGATTCAGCGGGTACGGGCGCGGCCGAACAGCAGCCGGTCTGCGGCGAGCGCCGCATCCAGGTACACGTCGACCCGCGCGGCGTCGGCGGTCTGCGGAAGCGGGTCCAGTCCCAGGAGCAAGACCGCCTCTCCGTTGTGCGCGACCAATTCGGTCCAGGGTCGGCGCGTGGGGAGCCGCAGCTGGCGGGAGACGCCGGGTACGTGCAGCAGCACATGGTCGCCTACGATCTGCAGGCAGCGCTCGAGCTCCGGGACGACGTCCCGGGCGTCAGCCAGGCCACCCAGGCTGGCGGAAAGTCGCCGCATCCGGGCCTCGGCCGTCTCGGCGGTGGCCTGGCCGGCCAGGGTCGAGGCGCAGGTGATCAGGATGTGCGCGGCTTCCCGACCGTCCGGGCGGGCGCCGGGCCAGGTCCAGGCGGCAAGGGACACCAGCAGCCGCAGGTCAGGGCCGAGCGGGTTGAGAAGGACACTCATGCTGTCGTGCCTCCCGTGGCCTTGAAGCAGCACCAGATGATCTTCCCGGACGGGGTGCGGTCCTGAACTCCCCAGCCATCGGCGAGCGCGGCCACCAGGATCAGCCCGCGTCCGGAGATGTCCGTGTCGGAGGCGTGCCGAGCCTCAGGGCGCCGGCGGCGGCTGTCGTGCACTTCCATGCGCACGGCTTCCTCCTCGGCGTCGAGCTTGACCAGGAAGCCGTGACCGGGAACGGTGCCGTGGACCACGGCGTTGGTGGCGAGTTCGGAGACGCAGAGCCGGATGTCCTCGACACGGTCCGGCAGGTCCCAGTCGTCCAGGGCCTGGGTGGTAAAGGACCGTGCCTGGCTGACCGACTCAGGCCGGGCTTCGAAGAACCGTTGGGTCGTCTTGGCCATCATGGTCCTCATGACTCGGCGTCCAGGACGCGGGTGGTGCCGGGGTGGCGGCGGACGGGACCGCTGCGAGAGACGGCGTGGTGGGGGGCACGGGGCTTGCGGACCAGCAGCAGCCGCGAGCCGGTCGCCTCGATCCGCCGCCCGCGTTCGGCGGCTATGGCCTTCGGTCCCAGGTGCGACATGGCCGGAGCGAGAACGCCGTAGACGTCCGGCAGCGCGAGCACGTCCAGCAGCCCGGTGAACGCCGCCGAGGCGGGCCCGGCTGTGGCGTCGCGGTCGGTGAAGACGCCGGACAGCTGCAGTTCGTGACTGCGGCAGTACTCGGCGAGTGAGCCGACCAGAGCGTCCTGCCGCGCTTGGGAGACCCGCACCAGCCGCAGGAAGCCGTACACGACCAGGCCGTTAACCGGGCGATGCTCGGTGAGGGGTTCCATGCTGGTGACCGTCCAAAGGCTCGACAAAGAAGGGGACGCTCTGAGCGTGGCCGCTCCCCAACTCCTCGCCAACCACCGGCCGTTCTACTTCCGTTCCACTTCTGTCCCGCCGACCGGGCGGATCTGCTTCGATGACCGGTGGAAGGGAGTGACGCGTGGCGACCGTGCACCACTGGACCGGCCTGGAGGCCAAGGCCCTGCGGACCGCCCTGCGCCTGAGCGTGCGGGCCTTCGCCCAGCAACTCGGCCTGGCCGTCGCGACCGTGTCCAAGTGGGAGAGCAAGCTCGCCGACACCGAGCCCCGACCCGACACGCAGGCCATCCTCGACACTGCCCTCAGCCGCGCGGACGCCGCCGTCCACCTGCGGTTCGAAACGCTCCTGTCCGAGATGACCAGCACCGGGCCGAGCGCCGGATGGCACCGCATCACCGCCTCCGGCCCCAGAGCCTGGGAATACGAGAGCTGGGTCGACGACCTCGACCGGGTCGTCGTCGCCCTGTCCCGGCAGAACTTCACCTTCGCCGACAGCCTCCTGAACCGATGGCTCACCCGCTTCAAGGCACCTGAACTGGACGACAAGGGCCTGTATCTCTTCGCCCGGTCCACCGCTCTGCTCGGCGATCTCAAACGCGACCAGGGCGCCGTGCTCGGCCCGCTCTCCGCCCACCACTCCTACGCCGACGCCCGCGCGGTCTTCACTCAGCTCGACATCCCTCGGCGCGTCGCCCAGCTCGACCTCTCCCTCGCGGTCGTCACTGAGATGTCCGGCAAGCTGGAGCTCGCCGCCCGCCACTACGAGACCCTCGCCGTCGACAACCGGCTCTCCCGGCGCGACCGCGCCCGCGCGAAGTTGTGGGTAGGCACCTCGCTGAGCAAGGACGGCCAGCACGACTACGCGACCCGCGTCATGCAGGCCGCCACCCGCGACTTCGAAGATCTGACCGAACCGGACGACTGGTCGGTGGCCCACCAGAAACTCGCTCTCGCCCGCCGCGGCGCCGGCGACCTCACCCAGGCCCTGCACTTCATCGACATCGCCCGCAGCAGCAGGACCACCGAGTCACCGATGCAACGCGTGCGACTGGACACCGCTCATGGCCACATCCTGCTCTCCGATCCGGCGACCCGGGATGATGGACACCTCGTCCTCGACCAGGCCGCCAAGGAGGCCGCGCAGTACGGACTCGTGCACCAACTGCGCAGCATCGAGGGCATCAAGGCCATGAGCGAGGGGCCGACCGGCCCCCGGCAACGGTGACCAGGGAGAACACAAACGTGAGCGACAACCAGCAGGCCATCACCGAGGACCAGTGGCGCCAGGCCAAGCTGATCTGGGACTACCACCAGATGCAGCACGAGCTGCGGCCCGCCGACGTGGCAATCGGACTGGGCAGCCACGACCTCGGCGTCGCCACGCACGCCGCCGGACTGTACCGCTCCGGACTCTTCCCGACCCTAGTGTTCACCGGCGGCAACAGCCCCACCACCACCAAGGTCTTCCCCCGCGGCGAGGCTGTCCACTTCCGCGAGCACGCCATCGACCTCGGCGTCCCCGCCGAGGCGATTCTGCTCGAGCCGAACGCGGCGAACACCGGGCAGAACATCACCCTGGCGCGCGAGGTCCTCGCCGCCGCCGGCATCCACCCCTTGACGGTGCTGCTGGTCTCCAAGCCCTACATGGAGCGGCGGTCGTTCGCCACCGCTCGCGAGCTGTGGCCCGACGTCGAGATCCTGTGCGCATCGGAGCCGCTGGAATTCGACGACTACCTGAAGTCCATCGGCGACGAGAAGCTCGTCCTGGACATGCTCGTCGGCGACCTCCAGCGGGTCATCGAGTATCCGAAGCTCGGATTCGCCATCGAGCAGGAAGTCCCGGAGGACGTGCATGCCGCGTACGAGTCCCTCATCCGCGACGGCTTCACCAGCCGCCTCATCTCGTGAACTGCCCGCCCCAGGCGGGTTGTGCGCGATCCACCAGCCGAATCTCTTTCCACGGCTGACCACGCTGGCCAAGCTGTTCGCGGCGGACTACTGGATCGTCCTGGACGATGTGCAGTTCACCCGCCGCGACTACCAGCACCGAGCCCGCCTCGCCGGCCTCGACGACCCGGCCCGCCAGCAGTGGCTGACCATCCCCACCCGCCTGCCCAGCGGACGGTCCACCCTCATCCGGGACGCGCTGATCGACGACGTGGTTCTCGCCCGCCGCAGGACTGCGGGCATGCTGCGCCAGCACTACGGGAGCAGCGCCCACTGGCCGGCCCTCGCCCGGGCCCTGGGCCCGGTGCTGGATGCCTTCGCCGCCGGACGGACCGCGACGGTCGCCGAGATATCCACCCGCCTCCTGCTGGACTTGCTCGGCTGGCGCGGAAAGATCATGGCCAGCAGCAAACTGCCCACCCGCCCGGGCCGCTCCCAGCGGCTCGCCGACCTGGCCGCCGCAACCGGTGCCCGCGCGTACCTGTGCGGGACCGGCGGCATGACCTACCTCGACCAGACCCCGTTCGCGGCTCAGAACATCGCCGTGGCACCGTTCAAGCTGCCGACAACCGGGACCTGGTCCACCGGCCGGCAGATCAGCGCACTGTGGACGCTGGCGGCGCTCGGCCCGCAGGGCATGGCCGCCCGCCTCCACGCACTCGCCGCGGCGCCCCGGACCATGCCGGATCCCGTACCTCTGACTGCGGCCGCCTCCTCGAGCACAGAGATGCACTGAACGTCATCCGTGTCTCGCCACCGTCATGGAGGTCCTCACCGAGCAGTGA
This sequence is a window from Streptomyces sp. NBC_00582. Protein-coding genes within it:
- a CDS encoding type II toxin-antitoxin system prevent-host-death family antitoxin, translated to MAGADRASLARALYTQLGLGRRQRRPHALKDAEDLIVAELKRAPRLIIATAAPGLRSSALQLLYSLWARENFALVLIGDTNLATLLSRSDMASLNSRVTLRHHVAPTSPGTPAPSGTTPAEQQDPLPSPSQPAPAEPATTPAPADTSPPAGPAPADPAAADDPRTTLDPAGTAHGEELADHVREIAQARAILTVTGPDATTVHTALTRTPSPPNLPAVHTGGKDRSSLVRDLFVQLDLDQRMPQPGTLRATEDLIAAELRRASRLVIVPKAHELPTAALRMLYDLWSADNFPLVLGGDDRLDDVLQRPALASLSSCVLLHHHLDPAGEETPTPTPTPTPTPTPTPTPTSTPADGPNAPAPAPLAPDPGATASPSAAGPDANPEPATARPAPTTLSAPGQAAGPPTPGAAKPTAPAAPAPAADSDQPATTTSQPAPPPGKTKAVPGKTPATLHQARAALPDLIRAAADGTPTPLTREDTDHALLTTPHAATTLGWDLEHAPAHGIADARKKLGDLIHEAAQGHPQVLRRHTTPVAVLLPATPTGTPHPPTTPTPANAAPPATAAVPPTGPTPLAEPAGPAPTGAEPAPSPQPTRTTAADTAPASAAPNDPTPAEQRPHPAPVTPAADPKTAPDTTDDTPAAAALHHVPPTDTAPAHTDVPAAPRPSRRLAPLGEAFDTVLAPTTPDTDPTDTVPSPRGLPTGIPSLDHALGGLQPGRFYLVAATPGTGGSLLTTTAARTTALDHHQPVLYAASGLTRADIAARIVAAHLPVDYRRLRAGQLTDTEQADVAALHHDLAAAPLYIDDGTDLTPAAIAETLTDLTGTALLVVDRLQAADDPHLPLSGPRLRDAAQTLAHLARTHHLPVLAALDTDHPDLINTLGLDTVLHLTPDPDHPHHRVQLAITERDLGLQTTLTLYADRAHARLTDPTDFDPYAHDPEPPEHTATDPTPQAPAAPGASAWPPVAVPGRSTPLATSEPTSTPHTPAPQPTPAPATTTSDPATHHTQPPRTTASSGTYAGRDYSHYTGQITRAVDQALQEHGGDVEAATAALVKKAVPDAMALFKETRVGSNYDHTVYPELLEILRKKTKDGSDEIWEGRHNWTNTHLTDQLNTGALDPVTVDALDTNASFMAAFKTHLPIGALRHNPHGGFDPKLSGVHLLTQRPTWHHPHLPDPIGNRREMGPVVLTDATIRLLIRCARYDLCDQPVIAESWTSGASEGLLEKFRRVLTEARHTSLEREAAGYADGTVAVEYIKAMYSKFTSTLGESNANLEIRRPEWMHIIRSQAFANLWYKAHRAHKKGLTVVRVRGTDELHVTGGDWRNVFTEGRSPAEMKLKNQYTLPRKTTA
- a CDS encoding DUF5949 family protein, translating into MSVLLNPLGPDLRLLVSLAAWTWPGARPDGREAAHILITCASTLAGQATAETAEARMRRLSASLGGLADARDVVPELERCLQIVGDHVLLHVPGVSRQLRLPTRRPWTELVAHNGEAVLLLGLDPLPQTADAARVDVYLDAALAADRLLFGRARTR
- a CDS encoding ATP-binding protein: MAKTTQRFFEARPESVSQARSFTTQALDDWDLPDRVEDIRLCVSELATNAVVHGTVPGHGFLVKLDAEEEAVRMEVHDSRRRRPEARHASDTDISGRGLILVAALADGWGVQDRTPSGKIIWCCFKATGGTTA
- a CDS encoding helix-turn-helix domain-containing protein; protein product: MATVHHWTGLEAKALRTALRLSVRAFAQQLGLAVATVSKWESKLADTEPRPDTQAILDTALSRADAAVHLRFETLLSEMTSTGPSAGWHRITASGPRAWEYESWVDDLDRVVVALSRQNFTFADSLLNRWLTRFKAPELDDKGLYLFARSTALLGDLKRDQGAVLGPLSAHHSYADARAVFTQLDIPRRVAQLDLSLAVVTEMSGKLELAARHYETLAVDNRLSRRDRARAKLWVGTSLSKDGQHDYATRVMQAATRDFEDLTEPDDWSVAHQKLALARRGAGDLTQALHFIDIARSSRTTESPMQRVRLDTAHGHILLSDPATRDDGHLVLDQAAKEAAQYGLVHQLRSIEGIKAMSEGPTGPRQR
- a CDS encoding YdcF family protein; amino-acid sequence: MSDNQQAITEDQWRQAKLIWDYHQMQHELRPADVAIGLGSHDLGVATHAAGLYRSGLFPTLVFTGGNSPTTTKVFPRGEAVHFREHAIDLGVPAEAILLEPNAANTGQNITLAREVLAAAGIHPLTVLLVSKPYMERRSFATARELWPDVEILCASEPLEFDDYLKSIGDEKLVLDMLVGDLQRVIEYPKLGFAIEQEVPEDVHAAYESLIRDGFTSRLIS
- a CDS encoding WbqC family protein; the protein is MCAIHQPNLFPRLTTLAKLFAADYWIVLDDVQFTRRDYQHRARLAGLDDPARQQWLTIPTRLPSGRSTLIRDALIDDVVLARRRTAGMLRQHYGSSAHWPALARALGPVLDAFAAGRTATVAEISTRLLLDLLGWRGKIMASSKLPTRPGRSQRLADLAAATGARAYLCGTGGMTYLDQTPFAAQNIAVAPFKLPTTGTWSTGRQISALWTLAALGPQGMAARLHALAAAPRTMPDPVPLTAAASSSTEMH